The Candidatus Bathyarchaeota archaeon genome segment AGGCCCCTCCCTGGATGACCCCCTCCCATGCAGCCCGCCCCTCTGTTCTAAGCCTAGACCACTCCTCCCCTCTATCGGCGGTTTCAAGGACGCTTCGCTTACACTCATCATAGCTCTCTCCACGCGACGGGGAGTCGAGCATCACACCTACGTCGACGCCGATCTCCTCCTGAAACCTCACTATCTCTGCTTGGCTAAGCTCTAGCCTAGCCCTGAAGGTCTGATAGGCCCCGGAGTCCGTGAAAACCACACCGTCGAACCCTAGGAGGCTATGGACACCTTCTTCAAGCGCCCTGACGCGTAGATGCTCGTGCCGGTAGATTATATACGCGTTCGTCATGACAGCCTCAAACCCGTACGTCTCCCTCATCTCCCTAGGCGTTATCACCGGGATATTCGGGTTGTAGACCGGCAGAAACAGCGGGGTCTCAATCCTCTTACCTTTAACCGTAAGCCTCCCAAGCCTAGCACCGGCGTCCCTATCTCTCAGCTCAAACTCAAGCATAAGTCACCTCAACTAGAAGACAGAATCGATATAAGGATTTCCAAGGAAAAAATGAGGGCGCTAAGCAGCTCTCCTGAGAA includes the following:
- a CDS encoding tRNA-guanine transglycosylase gives rise to the protein MLEFELRDRDAGARLGRLTVKGKRIETPLFLPVYNPNIPVITPREMRETYGFEAVMTNAYIIYRHEHLRVRALEEGVHSLLGFDGVVFTDSGAYQTFRARLELSQAEIVRFQEEIGVDVGVMLDSPSRGESYDECKRSVLETADRGEEWSRLRTEGRAAWEGVIQGGA